From one Stieleria sp. JC731 genomic stretch:
- a CDS encoding DUF350 domain-containing protein, whose protein sequence is MQPFQTLLPLAQETSSELAMSQEAASGMSVLGGHILAALIFSVIGIVVLGICIVVMEKLTPFSIYHEIVEEHNQALGTIVGAITLGISLIIAAAILG, encoded by the coding sequence ATGCAACCCTTTCAAACCCTATTGCCTTTGGCACAAGAAACGTCATCCGAATTGGCCATGTCACAAGAGGCGGCATCCGGAATGAGCGTCCTTGGTGGTCACATCCTCGCCGCACTGATCTTTTCAGTGATTGGCATCGTCGTCTTAGGCATTTGTATCGTGGTGATGGAAAAGCTGACGCCTTTTTCGATCTACCACGAAATCGTCGAGGAACATAACCAAGCACTCGGAACGATCGTTGGGGCGATCACACTAGGTATTTCTCTCATCATTGCCGCAGCCATCCTCGGATGA
- a CDS encoding DUF4178 domain-containing protein, whose translation MKGFKTQCPACGGPTVFRNSWALVTICDFCGTTIGRTDRDVKDLGKFAEVSDPASGLRRGISGRWKGKRFRIVGRVRYRHSAGGSWDEWYLEFPGNQVGWLSEAQGQFALTTEYKLNRDAKLPKFDSVELMQTVPIKGTKLTVREKGVATAEGAEGEIPWQFVPGADHHYVDLQGDAHQVATFEYGHGEDDGIQSAYLGTTVTLSDLGIDVERLKPEVTESVDAAQLSCPKCAGPLSLRAPDDTLRIACPNCSSILDVSEGKLSLFQSLHQEAARVQIPLGSEGTFGDTKYVVIGFMERYAKWEGKIFPWSEYLLYNRDTGYRWLICNSGHWSLAAPVTSTPKAKGTHLGYDKQAFRLYDKGTAHVRYLLGEFYWKVNIGDVVQTSDYINPPRMVSFEQAGFGRSKEVTISESFYITTEEVESIFGVNDLPRPWGVGVIQPKPSMGKSFWFMWAGFLVYLLLAAITVNRNKWDGGLLTLAAIGVSIIPGLTLFYLHNFEVQRWQDSDYSPYASDD comes from the coding sequence GTGAAGGGATTCAAAACGCAATGTCCCGCATGCGGCGGGCCGACCGTTTTTCGCAACAGTTGGGCACTCGTCACCATCTGTGACTTTTGTGGCACCACGATCGGTCGCACCGATCGCGATGTAAAAGACCTTGGCAAGTTCGCTGAAGTCAGTGATCCCGCTTCCGGCTTGCGACGTGGTATCAGTGGTCGTTGGAAAGGCAAACGGTTTCGGATCGTCGGACGGGTTCGCTATCGGCATTCCGCAGGCGGCAGTTGGGACGAGTGGTATCTTGAATTCCCGGGAAATCAAGTCGGCTGGCTGAGCGAGGCTCAAGGGCAATTCGCACTGACCACGGAATACAAGTTGAACCGTGATGCGAAACTTCCAAAATTCGATTCAGTCGAATTGATGCAAACGGTTCCGATCAAAGGGACGAAACTGACCGTTCGTGAAAAGGGTGTCGCGACAGCTGAAGGTGCCGAGGGGGAGATCCCCTGGCAATTTGTGCCCGGTGCAGATCATCACTATGTCGATCTGCAAGGCGATGCGCATCAGGTCGCAACGTTTGAATACGGTCACGGCGAAGATGATGGGATTCAGTCCGCTTATCTAGGCACCACGGTCACGCTAAGTGACTTGGGGATCGATGTCGAGCGACTCAAACCGGAGGTCACCGAAAGTGTCGACGCGGCGCAGCTGTCGTGCCCGAAATGCGCAGGCCCTTTGTCGCTGCGAGCACCCGATGACACCCTTCGGATCGCCTGCCCGAATTGCTCGTCGATTTTAGATGTCAGTGAAGGCAAGCTTTCGTTGTTTCAGTCACTGCACCAGGAAGCTGCCCGTGTGCAGATCCCGTTGGGTAGCGAAGGCACTTTTGGCGATACAAAATATGTCGTCATCGGATTCATGGAACGCTATGCGAAATGGGAAGGCAAGATTTTTCCCTGGTCCGAATACCTGCTCTACAACCGTGACACCGGCTATCGATGGCTAATCTGCAATAGCGGTCACTGGTCTCTGGCTGCGCCCGTGACGTCGACTCCGAAAGCCAAGGGAACTCACCTCGGATACGACAAACAAGCCTTTCGCCTCTACGACAAAGGAACCGCTCACGTCCGTTACCTACTCGGTGAGTTTTACTGGAAAGTCAACATCGGCGATGTTGTGCAAACTTCCGACTACATCAACCCACCACGAATGGTTTCGTTTGAACAAGCCGGGTTCGGCAGGTCGAAAGAGGTAACGATTTCTGAGTCGTTTTACATCACGACCGAAGAAGTCGAATCGATCTTCGGTGTGAATGACTTGCCACGACCCTGGGGCGTCGGCGTAATCCAGCCCAAGCCATCGATGGGGAAAAGTTTCTGGTTCATGTGGGCAGGCTTCTTGGTCTATCTGCTGCTAGCCGCGATCACGGTGAACCGCAACAAATGGGACGGCGGGCTACTGACGTTGGCCGCGATCGGGGTGTCGATCATTCCCGGCCTCACGCTGTTTTACTTGCACAACTTCGAAGTCCAGCGGTGGCAAGACAGCGACTACAGTCCCTATGCATCGGACGATTAA
- a CDS encoding S-adenosylmethionine decarboxylase family protein: MQGNRPALSNPFSGGTEWLIDAQGCSVERLTDPVVLRALCDQVLADLQLNIVAEPIFHRFGGPGGVTGMYLLSESHLTCHTYPEVGFATFNLYCCRQRRAWPWDQALRDALGAADVCVRKVDRQVIHTAQDDKPQDGQLTGHRSVTAGGCSK, from the coding sequence GTGCAAGGTAATCGACCGGCACTATCGAACCCGTTTTCTGGTGGGACGGAATGGCTGATCGACGCTCAAGGGTGCAGCGTCGAACGGTTGACCGATCCGGTGGTGCTGCGCGCCCTTTGTGACCAAGTGCTTGCCGACTTGCAGCTAAACATCGTTGCCGAACCGATATTTCATCGCTTCGGCGGACCGGGCGGTGTGACCGGAATGTACTTGTTGTCCGAGTCACATTTGACTTGTCATACCTATCCAGAAGTCGGCTTTGCGACCTTCAATCTGTATTGTTGTCGACAACGCAGGGCATGGCCTTGGGATCAAGCCTTGCGTGATGCACTTGGTGCCGCAGACGTCTGCGTCCGAAAGGTTGACCGTCAAGTGATTCATACTGCCCAGGATGACAAGCCCCAGGATGGTCAGCTAACCGGGCATCGGTCCGTGACGGCGGGAGGCTGTTCGAAGTGA
- a CDS encoding SPFH domain-containing protein, protein MGLFDRLRHELIDIIEWIDDSHHTLVWRFPRYRNEIKNGAQLIVRPGQMAVLVKGGEIADVYEPGHYELSTENMPVLSTLMGWKYGFESPFKAEVYFVSTKQITDLKWGTPNPIMLRDPEFGPIRIRAFGTYSLQATDPKALLREIVGTDDDFQSEEVTDLLRSMIISSFSQTLGELQIAALDMASRYHEIAATVRKHVVEQIDDEYGLDCPQLVLVNISLPEEVEKALDTRTSMGVIGDMNRYQQFQMGNALTEAASNPSGGGASEGMGLGMGMAMANQMLGGAMNAGNAGRFGAAPPPPPPSGWHIAVNGQTQGPFSLAQVSSGVASGEVTRETMVWTAGMQGWSPASSVPALANLFASQTPPPPPPAP, encoded by the coding sequence ATGGGCTTGTTCGACCGGTTACGTCACGAACTCATCGACATCATTGAATGGATCGATGATTCGCATCACACACTTGTCTGGCGTTTTCCGCGTTACAGAAACGAAATAAAAAACGGTGCTCAGCTGATCGTACGTCCCGGTCAGATGGCCGTGCTGGTCAAAGGCGGCGAAATCGCTGACGTCTATGAACCCGGGCACTACGAACTGAGCACCGAAAACATGCCCGTCCTGTCAACTCTGATGGGATGGAAGTATGGCTTTGAAAGCCCATTCAAAGCAGAGGTTTACTTTGTCAGCACGAAACAGATCACGGATCTAAAGTGGGGAACCCCCAATCCGATCATGTTGCGAGACCCCGAATTTGGACCGATCCGCATTCGCGCGTTCGGGACCTATTCGTTGCAGGCGACCGATCCCAAAGCCTTGCTGCGTGAAATCGTTGGGACCGATGACGATTTCCAATCCGAAGAAGTCACCGATCTGCTGCGTTCGATGATCATTTCGTCGTTCAGCCAAACGTTGGGTGAGTTGCAGATTGCGGCTTTGGACATGGCGAGTCGCTACCACGAAATCGCCGCGACGGTACGCAAGCACGTCGTCGAACAGATTGACGACGAGTATGGCTTGGACTGTCCGCAGTTGGTCTTGGTCAATATCTCGTTGCCCGAAGAGGTCGAAAAGGCGCTCGACACGCGTACCAGCATGGGTGTGATCGGCGACATGAACCGCTATCAGCAATTCCAAATGGGCAACGCGCTGACCGAAGCGGCTTCAAATCCATCCGGTGGCGGTGCCAGCGAAGGCATGGGCCTTGGAATGGGAATGGCGATGGCCAATCAAATGTTGGGTGGGGCGATGAACGCGGGTAACGCCGGACGCTTCGGTGCCGCACCTCCGCCGCCACCACCATCTGGTTGGCACATCGCGGTGAATGGGCAAACCCAAGGGCCGTTCTCGCTCGCGCAGGTTTCCTCGGGAGTGGCAAGCGGCGAAGTGACACGCGAGACGATGGTTTGGACCGCAGGCATGCAAGGTTGGTCGCCGGCATCAAGCGTCCCAGCGCTCGCGAATCTGTTTGCGTCACAAACACCACCGCCTCCTCCACCAGCTCCCTAA
- the polA gene encoding DNA polymerase I: MANETQDMFSPDKKLYLLDGMALIYRAHFALIRSPRFTSGGQCTSAVFGMLNTVTDILVKHEPTHIACAFDTSEPTQRHEAFPEYKAHRDAMPEDLSSQIPLVDRLLEALNITIIRRPGYEADDVIGTLAHQAESQGFETWMVTPDKDYHQLVTEHIHVYRPGSKGGQAEVLGIDEVCKHWEIENVRQVIDVLGLMGDSSDNIPGVPGIGPKTAKKLVAEYGSVEGLLENVDKLKGKQKERVQENRDQAILSKQLVTIQLDVPTEIDLDSLRYTGQDDAKLRELLVDLEFETLGKRLFGKSFSAASARTAVVQEKRQREIQQSLFDEPSEQKTLADVPHKYHTITTKKDRAALIERLGKSTEFCFDTEATGLDPRKAAPLGLAISLQAHEAYYVVCPEDPDECREVLEEFADVLASPKITKIGHNLKYDVSLLRWQGIKVAPPLFDTMLVHTIAEPEVRHGLDALCELYLNYKPIPTSDLIGPKGKDQKSMADVPLDQLSEYACEDADITFQIAQVLRPVMKEHEVEQVCTEVECPLVPVLVEMEYNGITLDTESLGTYAEHLQTEIDDLQTRIYAAAGHEFNIDSPKQLGVILFEELKLEEKPKKTATGQYSTREAELERLSGKHEIIRDVLDYRNARKLKSTYVDQLPAAVEPSTGRLHTHYSQTWTATGRMQSNDPNLQTIPVRKERGREIRAAFVPRSDDHLILSADYSQIELRIMAELSQDEAMMSAFINEEDIHTVTASKVYKVDPDDVTREMRAKAKTVNFGIIYGISAFGLQQRLNIPRAEASELINNYFEKYPGVQRYIDSTIEFAQEHGFVKTKTGRRRYLRDINSRSRNAKSTAERLAMNSPIQGTAADMLKLAMIQVDHALRSGGFKTKMLLTVHDELVFDMVKEEAEQVMPAIENAMKNALPMEVPIVVEMGTGENWLEAH, encoded by the coding sequence ATGGCCAACGAAACACAAGACATGTTCTCACCCGACAAGAAGCTGTATCTGCTTGACGGGATGGCACTCATCTATCGTGCACACTTCGCGCTCATCCGCAGCCCGCGATTCACATCGGGGGGCCAGTGCACCTCCGCGGTCTTTGGGATGTTGAACACCGTCACCGACATCTTGGTGAAACACGAACCGACACATATCGCTTGTGCGTTCGACACCAGTGAACCCACACAGCGACACGAAGCCTTTCCCGAATACAAGGCACACCGTGACGCGATGCCAGAAGACTTGTCCAGCCAAATCCCCCTGGTCGATCGACTGCTCGAAGCGCTCAACATCACCATCATTCGTCGTCCCGGCTACGAGGCCGACGATGTGATCGGCACATTGGCACATCAAGCCGAATCACAAGGGTTCGAAACTTGGATGGTCACACCGGACAAGGATTATCATCAACTCGTTACCGAACACATCCATGTCTATCGGCCAGGATCCAAAGGCGGCCAAGCGGAAGTGCTGGGTATCGATGAAGTTTGCAAACACTGGGAAATCGAAAACGTCCGCCAAGTCATCGACGTTTTAGGGCTGATGGGTGACAGCAGTGACAACATCCCCGGTGTCCCTGGAATCGGCCCCAAAACGGCAAAGAAGTTGGTCGCCGAATACGGCAGCGTCGAAGGCTTGCTTGAAAACGTTGACAAGTTGAAAGGCAAACAAAAGGAACGGGTGCAAGAGAATCGAGACCAAGCGATTCTTAGCAAACAACTCGTCACGATCCAGCTGGATGTCCCCACCGAAATCGATCTGGATTCGCTTCGCTATACCGGCCAAGACGATGCCAAGCTTCGTGAACTGTTGGTCGACCTTGAATTCGAAACGCTCGGCAAACGCCTGTTTGGTAAATCGTTTTCGGCAGCTTCGGCACGCACCGCTGTCGTCCAAGAAAAACGTCAACGAGAAATCCAACAGTCTCTGTTCGACGAACCCAGCGAACAAAAAACACTTGCCGATGTCCCTCACAAATACCACACGATCACAACCAAAAAAGATCGCGCGGCGCTCATCGAACGCCTCGGCAAATCGACAGAGTTTTGCTTCGACACCGAAGCCACCGGACTGGATCCACGCAAAGCCGCACCGCTCGGTTTGGCGATCAGCTTGCAAGCTCACGAAGCTTACTACGTCGTTTGCCCAGAAGATCCGGATGAATGTCGTGAAGTGCTTGAAGAGTTCGCTGACGTACTCGCCAGTCCGAAGATCACGAAGATCGGACACAACCTCAAGTACGACGTGTCGCTGCTGCGTTGGCAAGGCATCAAAGTCGCGCCGCCTTTGTTTGACACCATGCTGGTTCACACCATCGCCGAACCGGAAGTTCGCCATGGACTTGATGCGTTGTGTGAGTTGTACCTGAACTACAAACCGATCCCCACCAGCGACCTGATCGGCCCCAAGGGCAAAGACCAAAAGTCGATGGCCGATGTGCCGCTTGATCAGCTATCGGAATACGCCTGCGAAGACGCTGACATCACGTTTCAGATCGCGCAAGTTTTGCGCCCCGTGATGAAAGAACACGAAGTCGAACAGGTCTGCACGGAAGTCGAATGCCCGTTGGTGCCCGTGCTGGTCGAGATGGAATACAACGGAATCACACTTGATACGGAGTCACTTGGGACTTACGCCGAACACCTGCAGACAGAAATCGATGACTTGCAAACTCGCATTTATGCAGCCGCAGGACACGAATTCAACATCGATTCGCCAAAACAACTTGGCGTCATTCTGTTCGAAGAGCTAAAGCTCGAAGAGAAACCCAAGAAGACTGCGACCGGGCAATACTCGACACGTGAAGCCGAACTGGAACGCCTTAGCGGCAAGCACGAAATCATTCGCGATGTTTTGGACTATCGCAACGCGCGAAAACTGAAGTCGACCTACGTGGATCAATTGCCAGCAGCCGTCGAACCATCCACAGGACGACTGCACACGCACTACAGTCAAACGTGGACCGCAACCGGACGGATGCAGTCCAACGATCCAAACTTACAAACGATCCCGGTACGCAAAGAACGCGGACGTGAGATCCGCGCTGCCTTCGTGCCTCGATCCGACGATCACTTGATCCTGTCGGCTGACTACTCGCAAATCGAGTTGCGCATCATGGCCGAACTGAGTCAGGATGAAGCGATGATGTCCGCCTTCATCAACGAAGAAGACATTCATACCGTGACCGCGTCAAAGGTCTATAAGGTCGATCCCGATGATGTTACCAGGGAGATGCGTGCAAAGGCCAAGACGGTGAACTTCGGCATCATCTACGGCATCAGTGCATTCGGCCTCCAACAACGTTTGAATATCCCTCGCGCCGAAGCTAGCGAGCTGATCAACAATTACTTTGAAAAGTACCCAGGAGTTCAGCGCTACATCGATTCGACAATCGAATTCGCACAGGAACACGGGTTCGTTAAAACGAAGACCGGACGTCGGCGCTACCTTCGTGATATCAACAGTCGATCACGTAATGCGAAATCGACGGCCGAACGCCTCGCCATGAATAGCCCGATTCAAGGCACCGCAGCGGACATGCTGAAGCTAGCGATGATCCAAGTGGATCACGCGCTGCGAAGCGGCGGATTCAAAACCAAGATGCTGTTGACGGTGCATGACGAATTGGTATTCGACATGGTCAAAGAGGAAGCCGAGCAGGTCATGCCGGCGATTGAGAACGCAATGAAGAACGCGTTACCAATGGAAGTCCCCATCGTTGTCGAAATGGGAACGGGCGAGAATTGGCTGGAAGCCCATTAA
- a CDS encoding FmdB family zinc ribbon protein yields MPLYEYDCPKCNQAVEVLVRNPEEKAECPECGSDELTRLMSAPAAPNMNGSKSLPTASAGCGTPRCCGGGSCGI; encoded by the coding sequence ATGCCACTTTATGAATACGACTGCCCCAAGTGCAATCAAGCTGTCGAAGTTCTCGTTCGTAATCCTGAGGAAAAAGCCGAATGCCCCGAGTGCGGCAGTGATGAGCTGACGAGGCTGATGAGCGCGCCGGCGGCTCCGAATATGAATGGCAGCAAGAGTTTGCCAACAGCAAGCGCAGGATGTGGGACACCCCGTTGCTGCGGCGGCGGTTCGTGCGGCATATAG
- a CDS encoding NAD(P)H-hydrate epimerase, which produces MKRDDVRQVDQIAIEEFGISGVVLMENAGRGAAEWILRKTPTESPVGLICGSGNNGGDGYVIARHLELAGRAVRVISLVELEKLRGDAKINAEIASKAGIQIEIARSEEELSDLFRPSDCLVDCMLGTGAQGAPRGLFGSAIRLANKVSGFRVAIDLPSGLDCDSGQVSDPTFRADMTITFVAVKDGFSQPEAQEFTGEVHVVGIGVPKCLLDQFGVF; this is translated from the coding sequence ATGAAACGTGACGACGTCCGACAAGTGGACCAAATTGCGATCGAGGAATTCGGCATCAGCGGCGTCGTGCTGATGGAGAACGCCGGCCGAGGGGCAGCCGAGTGGATACTGCGGAAAACACCCACTGAAAGCCCTGTCGGACTGATTTGTGGTAGCGGCAACAACGGCGGCGATGGCTATGTGATCGCGCGGCATTTGGAGTTGGCCGGCCGAGCGGTCCGTGTGATCTCACTGGTGGAACTGGAAAAGCTCCGCGGCGACGCAAAAATCAATGCCGAGATCGCATCCAAAGCCGGTATCCAAATCGAAATTGCCCGCTCGGAAGAGGAACTTTCCGACCTGTTCCGTCCCAGCGATTGCCTCGTCGACTGCATGCTCGGAACCGGTGCACAGGGGGCCCCACGTGGGCTTTTTGGTTCCGCGATCCGCCTGGCCAACAAAGTGTCCGGGTTTCGCGTCGCGATTGATCTTCCCAGCGGCCTGGACTGCGATTCGGGGCAGGTAAGCGATCCGACGTTCCGCGCCGATATGACCATCACCTTCGTCGCGGTCAAAGACGGTTTTAGCCAGCCGGAAGCCCAAGAATTCACCGGCGAGGTGCATGTTGTGGGAATCGGGGTTCCAAAATGCCTGCTGGATCAATTCGGGGTGTTTTGA
- a CDS encoding SMP-30/gluconolactonase/LRE family protein: MSDALRFLPEGPYQNAAGHFSWVGIQHGSDVTFGSLNRFDMASGENTSFDLPGRPGFAFPCKTANKYVIGCERSLGFFDVTNGSWEPFCEGVDQAVENTIINDGLTFGDNLIFGCKDLEFATKKAGLYLYRGKDSKLICLRDDQICSNGKSIVDIDGQLFLVDTDSPTRTVVRYPLDIDAGTLGDPEVVLDLTDDPAVPDGSILTPDGKSLIVSMFLPSAAPYGETRQYSLESGECERVWRTPLSPQNTCPALVEYQGKLMLIITTAVEHMSQDDQAVCSNAGKLFIAETDFDPAGWAPPAYEA; this comes from the coding sequence ATGTCGGACGCACTGCGTTTTCTTCCCGAAGGCCCTTACCAAAACGCTGCGGGCCATTTTTCATGGGTGGGAATCCAACATGGTAGTGACGTCACGTTTGGCAGCCTGAACCGCTTCGACATGGCGAGCGGTGAAAACACATCGTTTGACCTTCCCGGACGCCCTGGCTTTGCCTTCCCATGCAAAACCGCGAACAAGTACGTAATCGGTTGCGAACGCAGCCTCGGGTTCTTTGATGTCACGAATGGCTCGTGGGAACCGTTTTGCGAAGGCGTCGACCAAGCCGTTGAAAACACCATCATCAATGACGGACTGACCTTTGGCGACAACCTGATCTTCGGCTGCAAAGATCTTGAGTTCGCGACTAAGAAAGCAGGCTTGTACCTGTACCGTGGCAAAGATTCCAAACTGATCTGCTTGCGTGACGATCAAATCTGCAGCAACGGAAAATCGATTGTCGATATCGATGGCCAACTGTTCTTGGTCGATACCGATTCGCCAACTCGGACCGTGGTTCGATACCCACTAGACATCGACGCCGGCACATTGGGTGACCCGGAAGTCGTCTTGGATCTGACCGATGACCCTGCGGTTCCCGACGGATCGATCCTGACACCCGACGGCAAAAGCTTGATCGTATCGATGTTCCTGCCCAGCGCCGCACCATACGGCGAAACAAGACAATACAGCTTGGAAAGCGGCGAGTGTGAACGTGTCTGGCGGACGCCCCTATCACCACAAAACACCTGCCCGGCTTTGGTTGAGTACCAGGGCAAGCTGATGCTGATCATCACGACGGCAGTCGAACACATGAGCCAAGACGACCAAGCGGTGTGCTCAAACGCGGGTAAACTGTTCATTGCCGAAACCGACTTCGATCCGGCTGGTTGGGCACCACCAGCTTACGAAGCCTAA